In Dermacentor albipictus isolate Rhodes 1998 colony chromosome 6, USDA_Dalb.pri_finalv2, whole genome shotgun sequence, the following proteins share a genomic window:
- the LOC135896496 gene encoding uncharacterized protein isoform X4, which yields MPTDCDTDSQCLCNLRGTVSRVMNGYGFITVEQPRRSVFVHRSTILNPRPNDVKNLGLKENDRVILDAEVSPENFKVRYQAIRVRRLESESEAATSPMSMSMPCADSTVKLKNQVGTICCISRDGGSLKFGPRDVLSAVFDRSCISGTLLKPSEKVSDIFSVGDKVCFDARAVKNWTEFQVTSLTTVRREESSEVFVFGKMTTVYAASSVKKEVTCTSYRGNADECSNWRGIAPAYECSSVNKGLVNQLILVPFASDPRAPFQRPWSTIEDGASAMYSAWQQLSNDPKLPASANVLPGPIIANSSKYSQVFHTDVAPTMSVPAVKNSDTEKREALPAELNLVDCGRKISTMEHSAPASQGNGPKDKPIFLPPSCNNPPEKPKCTLDDGHFSKGSWEHNVPVPTSHRPAPASTDRPPRYTITSERTTGQGFHFDTTFVSNGEKQWVTRASDGLPTTAADERQAAVAVPKKGNASNKHDAVALEKLGLDSGCVSHNSSNSSSPPPWAPTYTSLSSPGCCVSVHSNVKAVVERVQECSARVRFERERISNSIDVMAICLYRNGRNITGDLRCALSEGDEIILDYMIGSTGHELLIHCNAAWQGQKPQGVPYATPEEFLEVLYAYRASDEGSLPSADWRSTDSNCPSVESYKTTVDPEQPPLQAAEAPGTAAGSNPTKVGHTHEKGSPRPDPPSDAEGEA from the exons ATGCCCACAGATTGCGACACAGATTCACAATGCCTATGTAATCTCAGAGGCACCGTCTCACGTGTCATGAACGGTTATGGGTTCATCACAGTAGAACAACCACGTAGATCTGTGTTTGTACACAGGTCAACTATTTTAAACCCGAGGCCAAATGACGTGAAGAATTTAGGCCTAAAGGAAAATGACAGAGTAATCCTGGACGCCGAAGTAAGTCCAGAAAACTTTAAAGTACGTTACCAAGCGATTCGCGTAAGACGCCTCGAATCTGAGAGTGAAGCTGCCACCAGCCCCATGAGTATGTCAATGCCTTGTGCAGACAGCACTGTGAAATTAAAGAATCAAGTGGGCACTATTTGCTGCATCAGCAGAGACGGTGGATCTCTGAAGTTTGGTCCAAGAGATGTACTGAGTGCAGTCTTTGACAGAAGCTGTATTTCTGGAACACTTTTGAAGCCATCCGAGAAAGTTTCAGATATTTTCTCTGTCGGCGACAAGGTCTGCTTCGATGCGCGGGCTGTTAAGAATTGGACAGAGTTTCAGGTAACATCACTGACCACTGTCCGACGAGAAGAATCTAGTGAAGTTTTTGTGTTTGGCAAGATGACTACAGTATATGCAGCGAGTAGTGTAAAGAAAGAGGTGACCTGCACCAGCTACAGGGGCAATGCAGATGAATGCTCCAACTGGAGAGGCATTGCACCTGCCTATGAGTGCTCCAGTGTGAACAAGGGCCTCGTAAATCAGCTCATTCTTGTGCCGTTTGCATCCGACCCCCGTGCACCTTTTCAGAGACCTTGGAGTACAATTGAAGATGGTGCATCAGCCATGTACTCAGCCTGGCAACAACTCTCCAACGACCCCAAACTACCTGCTTCAGCAAATGTTCTTCCTGGTCCCATCATTGCTAACAGTAGCAAGTACAGTCAGGTGTTCCATACTGACGTTGCACCGACGATGTCGGTGCCAGCTGTAAAGAACAGTGACACTGAAAAAAGGGAAGCGCTTCCAGCAGAGCTGAATTTAGTCGACTGTGGAAGAAAAATCTCCACCATGGAACACAGTGCCCCAGCCAGTCAGGGCAATGGTCCGAAGGACAAGCCCATTTTTCTGCCACCTAGTTGCAACAACCCTCCTGAAAAGCCGAAGTGCACACTCGATGACGGCCATTTCTCCAAGGGGTCCTGGGAGCACAACGTCCCTGTGCCAACAAGCCACCGTCCCGCTCCTGCCAGCACTGATCGGCCACC CAGATACACAATTACTTCCGAGAGGACAACTGGACAAGGCTTCCACTTTGACACCACATTTGTCAGCAACGGCGAAAAGCAGTGGGTCACACGAGCAAGTGACGGCCTGCCCACCACCGCTGCTGATGAAAGGCAGGCAGCTGTGGCTGTTCCCAAGAAAGGCAACGCAAGCAATAAACATG ATGCTGTTGCATTAGAAAAACTTGGCTTGGACAGTGGATGT GTTagccacaacagcagcaactcCAGTAGTCCACCACCCTGGGCACCCACTTACACAAGCTTATCCTCCCCAGGGTGCTGCGTGTCTGTGCACAGTAATGTGAAAGCAGTGGTCGAGCGAGTCCAAGAGTGCTCTGCAAGAGTCAGATTTGAACGGGAGAGGATCTCAAATTCCATAGATGTCATGGCAATCTGTCTCTACAGGAATGGCAGAAACATCACGGGTGACCTCCGCTGCGCTCTATCTGAGGGTGACGAGATCATATTAGACTACATGATTGGAAGCACAGGTCATGAGCTGTTGATCCACTGCAATGCGGCCTGGCAGGGGCAGAAGCCACAGGGAGTGCCTTACGCCACTCCAGAAGAGTTTCTAGAGGTGCTGTATGCCTACAGGGCCAGCGATGAGGGATCCCTGCCATCTGCTGACTGGCGGAG CACTGATAGCAACTGTCCCTCAGTGGAGAGCTACAAAACGACGGTGGACCCGGAGCAGCCGCCGTTGCAGGCAGCGGAAGCACCCGGAACAGCTGCAG